In Rhodobacteraceae bacterium LMO-JJ12, a single window of DNA contains:
- a CDS encoding BolA family transcriptional regulator, whose protein sequence is MAKADEMRAALEAAFEVQELEIVNESSRHSGHSGDDGSGESHFAIRLRAPELAAMGRVARHRAVNKALGAELVSSIHALSLDLG, encoded by the coding sequence ATGGCGAAAGCAGATGAGATGCGGGCCGCATTAGAAGCGGCGTTCGAAGTGCAGGAGCTTGAAATTGTGAATGAATCTTCGCGTCATTCGGGGCATTCTGGTGATGATGGATCAGGCGAGAGCCATTTTGCGATACGCCTGCGCGCGCCCGAGCTTGCCGCGATGGGCCGTGTGGCGCGCCACCGTGCGGTGAATAAGGCGCTGGGGGCCGAACTGGTCAGCTCTATTCACGCGCTATCGCTGGATCTGGGTTAG